Proteins found in one Syntrophobacterales bacterium genomic segment:
- a CDS encoding CoB--CoM heterodisulfide reductase iron-sulfur subunit A family protein encodes MEKGIVDKEQFEQLRKSLGMTNAGDVMVVGGGISGIQASLDLASSGFKVYLVDKAPAIGGHMAQLDKTFPTNDCSMCIESPKFIECSRHPNIEILTYTDVEKIEGEAGEYKVTLIKKPRYIEEDKCTGCGICVEFCPAQIQDEYNQNLCLSKAVHIYFSQAVPLVTYIDRGKCHFLQNEKCTICAGVCKNKAIDLFQKQEKMEIEVGAIILAPGFEPFNPLMRNDYGYGLFENVVTSLEYERLLCATGPYEGEILRSSDRKYPHKIAWIQCVGSRQVLEGGNSYCSAVCCAYTQKQVILTKDHDADAECTIFHNDIRAYGKDFERFYQRAENLPGIRFIRSYVSIGKENPENKSVTIRYSTTDDGVKEEEFDMVVLSVGLNPPDDFKELSETFGIELNDKGFCKTNPVNPMETTRPGVFVSGAFQGPVDIPESVVTASGADALCGQLLAKRRDKLAKAREYPAERDVSKEEPRIGVFVCHCGANIGRVVDISSVVEYASGLKNVVHAEEALFACSTDNARQISDAIKEKGLNRVVVAACTPRTHEPLFRDTLREGGINQYFFDMANIREHCSWVHSREKEVATKKAKDIVRMSVARSALLKPLEEFQLPVDKRGLVIGGGVSGMTSALSLGNQGFEVFLVEKESELGGMARLIYYTLDGLDVQAHVNDLVKKVYQHPMVHALTDTVITEAGGYIGNFTTKLKVGQMEREIRHGVAVIATGAEEYKPKEYLYGKDERVVTQLELEEMIFKGAEKVTDAQSVVMIQCVGCRNKERNYCSRICCSEAVKNALKLKESKPDVDIYMLFRDMRTYGLREDFYREAANKGVRFIRYEQGAEPVVEPGEADDGRMVLKVTAVDYVLGKKIKLDADIVALSAAVVPAASNNEMSRFFKVAVNPDGFFQEAHVKLRPVDFAADGVFLCGTAHYPKHISEAISQAYGAAGRAVTILSKDSVTASGAVCAVKESDCVSCGACISVCKYGAIDFYDTPQGKKARVNPVLCKGDGLCNPKCPSGAISLQHFTNEEIARQVNEAVQAVARS; translated from the coding sequence GTGGAAAAAGGAATAGTCGATAAAGAACAGTTTGAGCAACTTCGCAAAAGCTTGGGGATGACCAACGCCGGAGACGTAATGGTTGTTGGCGGAGGGATAAGCGGCATCCAGGCCTCTCTTGATCTTGCCTCCTCGGGCTTTAAGGTATACCTCGTTGATAAGGCGCCGGCGATCGGCGGCCATATGGCGCAGCTTGATAAGACCTTCCCTACAAACGACTGCTCCATGTGCATCGAATCTCCGAAGTTCATTGAATGCAGCAGACATCCCAATATCGAGATCCTGACTTATACAGATGTTGAGAAGATTGAAGGTGAAGCAGGCGAATACAAGGTAACCCTGATCAAAAAACCGAGATACATTGAAGAGGATAAATGTACGGGTTGCGGTATCTGCGTTGAGTTCTGTCCTGCCCAAATCCAGGATGAATACAATCAGAATCTTTGTCTGAGCAAGGCAGTACATATCTATTTTTCGCAGGCAGTACCTCTCGTGACATACATCGACCGCGGTAAGTGCCATTTCCTGCAGAACGAAAAATGTACGATTTGCGCGGGGGTATGTAAAAATAAGGCCATTGATCTCTTCCAGAAGCAAGAAAAGATGGAAATAGAGGTAGGGGCAATCATTCTTGCTCCAGGTTTTGAGCCCTTCAATCCATTGATGAGAAATGATTACGGCTACGGGCTCTTCGAAAATGTAGTTACAAGTCTCGAATACGAGCGTCTGCTCTGCGCTACCGGCCCGTATGAGGGCGAGATACTGCGGTCCTCCGATAGGAAATATCCCCACAAGATCGCATGGATTCAGTGCGTGGGATCAAGGCAGGTGCTGGAAGGAGGCAACAGCTACTGCTCTGCGGTCTGCTGTGCCTACACACAGAAACAGGTGATCCTCACGAAAGACCATGATGCGGATGCGGAGTGCACCATATTTCACAACGACATCAGAGCCTATGGGAAAGACTTTGAACGCTTCTACCAAAGGGCAGAGAATCTTCCCGGGATAAGATTCATAAGAAGTTACGTGTCTATCGGAAAAGAGAATCCTGAGAACAAGAGCGTTACGATACGATATTCCACTACCGATGACGGGGTAAAAGAAGAGGAATTCGACATGGTAGTGCTGTCGGTGGGACTGAACCCTCCGGATGATTTCAAAGAGCTCTCCGAAACCTTCGGTATTGAACTTAATGATAAGGGATTCTGCAAGACTAACCCTGTAAATCCTATGGAGACCACGCGTCCAGGAGTGTTCGTAAGTGGGGCGTTCCAGGGACCTGTAGATATTCCGGAGTCGGTTGTGACGGCGAGTGGGGCGGATGCTCTTTGCGGCCAGCTTCTTGCGAAAAGAAGGGACAAGCTTGCAAAGGCCAGGGAATATCCTGCGGAACGCGATGTGTCTAAAGAAGAGCCCAGGATCGGAGTCTTTGTCTGCCACTGCGGGGCCAATATAGGCAGGGTGGTGGATATTTCGTCGGTGGTGGAATATGCGTCTGGTCTAAAAAATGTCGTCCATGCCGAGGAGGCGTTGTTCGCGTGCTCCACCGACAATGCCCGTCAGATATCGGACGCGATCAAGGAAAAAGGACTCAATCGGGTGGTCGTGGCGGCATGTACGCCTAGGACCCACGAGCCTCTCTTCAGAGACACGCTCCGTGAAGGCGGGATCAACCAGTACTTCTTCGACATGGCTAATATCAGGGAGCATTGTTCCTGGGTACATTCTCGAGAGAAAGAAGTAGCCACAAAAAAGGCAAAGGATATCGTCCGTATGTCGGTGGCAAGGTCTGCACTGTTGAAGCCTTTGGAGGAATTCCAGTTGCCGGTCGACAAAAGAGGACTGGTGATCGGTGGAGGCGTGTCAGGGATGACGAGCGCGCTTAGCTTGGGGAATCAGGGTTTTGAAGTGTTCTTGGTAGAGAAGGAGTCCGAACTGGGCGGTATGGCCCGCCTAATTTATTATACGCTGGATGGCCTCGATGTTCAGGCCCATGTGAATGACCTTGTGAAAAAAGTGTATCAGCACCCGATGGTCCACGCCCTTACCGATACTGTGATCACTGAGGCGGGCGGATATATAGGCAATTTCACCACTAAGCTGAAAGTCGGACAAATGGAAAGAGAGATCAGGCACGGAGTGGCGGTGATAGCTACCGGCGCCGAAGAATACAAGCCGAAAGAATATCTGTACGGCAAGGACGAGAGGGTTGTAACTCAACTTGAGCTGGAGGAGATGATTTTTAAAGGCGCGGAGAAGGTGACCGACGCACAGAGCGTTGTTATGATCCAGTGTGTGGGTTGCAGAAATAAGGAAAGGAATTACTGCAGCAGGATATGCTGTAGCGAGGCTGTAAAGAACGCCTTGAAGCTGAAAGAGTCGAAGCCTGACGTGGATATCTACATGCTATTCAGGGATATGAGGACCTATGGACTACGGGAGGATTTTTACAGGGAAGCAGCAAATAAGGGTGTGAGATTCATCCGATATGAGCAAGGCGCCGAACCGGTAGTTGAACCTGGCGAGGCTGATGATGGGCGAATGGTGCTAAAGGTGACCGCTGTTGATTATGTGCTCGGAAAGAAGATCAAGCTGGACGCGGACATAGTGGCCCTGTCTGCTGCCGTTGTACCTGCCGCCTCAAACAATGAAATGTCGAGATTTTTCAAGGTTGCAGTTAATCCTGACGGATTCTTCCAGGAGGCCCATGTAAAGCTGAGGCCAGTTGATTTTGCGGCAGACGGGGTTTTCTTGTGCGGAACCGCTCACTACCCTAAGCATATATCGGAGGCAATTAGTCAGGCATACGGCGCGGCAGGCCGGGCTGTGACCATTCTTTCAAAAGATTCGGTGACGGCTTCGGGCGCGGTGTGCGCGGTTAAAGAGAGTGATTGTGTGTCTTGCGGGGCTTGTATTTCAGTCTGTAAATATGGCGCCATAGACTTTTATGATACGCCGCAGGGCAAAAAAGCCAGAGTTAACCCTGTTCTTTGCAAAGGAGACGGTCTGTGTAACCCGAAATGTCCAAGCGGGGCAATTTCGCTCCAACATTTCACGAACGAGGAGATCGCCAGGCAGGTGAACGAGGCGGTTCAGGCGGTTGCGAGGAGTTAG